In a single window of the Leptospira sanjuanensis genome:
- a CDS encoding LIC_11026 family protein, with product METFKRHFQKHRRLYFSLLSLLFIYKLVFNRFTGQWILSKALEGSIRGSASFTVTKFSLLYGIALENLLLKSDAAFEERPVLSAKEIELSYNLPWVFFGRAKLSRVAVVGLQIDLLQKKGEWNIAKLFASSSPAPPQKEEPSSPLEEISTYIPVSAYLGLELKDIFVHVSSESGASSYKAGIDGFNLGLELDTVRFRKIPLNVRILQLVDSVRFKMNPEKTVRVYFEDSSKSLDQPFRLGLELSRDDSIPGGMLVSKADIGSDSVPIRVRNQLLAPFGFGLKYEIGYLEKEDKLKLDALELKVNQDVWLSGAGEIAGVSSKERNVQFSISKSSIRLKPLSDFLSTIPGVPKMQLDGELRLAPITISGKDTRLKVSADLSAKDLFVSIGGKNHRIPELKILADSILHPLTEDSPNAGKPLPILENLELKQFLVTYNGIGLAATGSITRGSEVDLDLAVQNLNLTDYAKTLNGILGLQMKIGGTFHSLNVNGAVQLAGFRFPMGRGKSAPIPVNLDLKSRIQFGKPFVPDVVRLDSLSLIAKGTEEKESLSISTLGNVFLTKGFRMNLASLVLKTELDRLTPTLPLSLRESLVPVRNNLGNKITLTGAVDYSIVDGAQSIFGKLLFDLPGIQVRDLKTDLDVKIAKDSSIALQKFDLTAFESKFRMEVAGNLRAASKNEEGVFGNLIPDLKGSIVLKSEKIAYLFKGINFEGLFAIQFRLKNSIANGSLLSKNSNFGYANAFCPGEECKLYRIEGLNAEFPFVHDLSLKTTQNLIEGNKEKFIKTYGRIPVPNLTIKQIVGTHPSISGIPFDYVKPKNGQPGLSARIDYSENFLKLEYLKVFTLDGLVNGKDILVNVGEGKPEKMEFSAVVQIKDIDLKQLLPPKSRSKIDDGKIKADLNVSGRNLADPIPNINLFFSVFQIGQDFAKSAVNIFTPSNVFTDFIYNSYAVDKIEVELSKGLVYAVIQFKRSILNTIINLENSQISQQRMPLANFLKRARSEIDTYQ from the coding sequence GTGGAAACTTTCAAACGTCATTTCCAAAAGCATAGACGTCTTTATTTTTCTCTTCTTAGTCTATTATTTATTTACAAACTGGTTTTCAATCGATTCACGGGGCAGTGGATTCTTTCCAAGGCTCTCGAAGGATCGATTCGAGGAAGCGCGAGTTTTACCGTCACGAAGTTCTCCCTTTTGTACGGAATCGCACTTGAAAATCTTCTTTTAAAATCGGACGCGGCCTTCGAGGAACGACCGGTTCTCTCCGCAAAAGAAATCGAACTCTCTTACAATCTGCCCTGGGTCTTTTTCGGAAGAGCCAAACTTTCGCGGGTCGCGGTCGTAGGATTGCAGATCGATCTCTTACAAAAAAAGGGAGAATGGAATATCGCGAAGTTATTCGCTTCTTCCTCGCCTGCGCCTCCGCAAAAGGAAGAACCTTCCTCTCCCTTGGAAGAAATTTCGACCTACATTCCCGTCAGCGCGTATCTGGGTCTCGAACTCAAGGACATCTTCGTTCACGTTTCCTCGGAGTCGGGAGCTTCCTCGTATAAGGCGGGGATCGACGGATTCAATCTCGGATTGGAATTGGATACGGTTCGTTTTCGAAAGATTCCTTTGAACGTTCGGATTTTACAGTTAGTCGACTCAGTTCGCTTTAAAATGAATCCCGAAAAAACGGTGCGCGTTTATTTCGAAGACAGTTCGAAGTCTTTGGATCAGCCCTTCCGTCTCGGTCTTGAATTGTCCCGAGACGATTCCATTCCCGGAGGGATGCTCGTTTCGAAAGCGGACATCGGTTCCGATTCGGTTCCGATCCGGGTTCGCAATCAACTTCTTGCGCCGTTCGGTTTCGGACTCAAATACGAAATCGGTTATTTAGAAAAAGAGGATAAACTAAAGTTAGACGCTCTCGAACTCAAAGTCAATCAGGACGTTTGGTTGTCCGGAGCGGGAGAAATCGCGGGAGTTTCCTCCAAGGAACGAAACGTTCAGTTCTCGATTTCCAAATCATCGATTCGTCTAAAACCGCTTTCCGATTTTTTATCCACGATTCCCGGAGTTCCCAAGATGCAGTTGGACGGAGAATTGCGTCTGGCTCCGATCACGATTTCCGGAAAAGACACACGTTTGAAAGTTTCGGCCGATCTTTCCGCAAAGGATTTGTTTGTATCGATCGGCGGAAAAAATCATAGGATTCCCGAACTCAAAATTTTGGCCGATTCCATTCTTCATCCGCTTACGGAAGATTCACCTAACGCCGGTAAGCCGCTTCCCATTTTGGAGAATCTCGAACTCAAACAGTTTCTCGTGACTTACAACGGAATCGGGCTTGCCGCTACGGGAAGTATCACGCGCGGTTCAGAGGTCGATTTGGATCTTGCGGTTCAGAACCTCAATCTGACCGATTACGCGAAAACGCTGAACGGAATTCTCGGATTGCAGATGAAGATCGGCGGAACATTCCATTCTTTGAATGTGAATGGAGCCGTTCAACTTGCGGGGTTTCGGTTTCCGATGGGAAGAGGAAAGTCCGCTCCGATTCCGGTGAATCTGGATTTAAAATCCCGGATTCAATTCGGAAAACCTTTCGTGCCCGACGTCGTCCGTCTGGATTCTTTATCGCTGATCGCGAAAGGGACCGAAGAAAAGGAATCGCTTTCGATTTCAACTCTGGGAAACGTATTTTTGACGAAGGGTTTTCGGATGAATCTCGCTTCCCTCGTTTTAAAAACGGAACTGGATCGTTTGACGCCGACCTTGCCCCTTTCTCTTCGCGAAAGTCTTGTGCCGGTTCGGAACAATCTCGGAAATAAAATCACTCTTACGGGCGCGGTCGATTATTCCATCGTTGACGGAGCGCAGTCGATCTTCGGGAAACTTCTTTTTGACTTACCGGGGATCCAGGTCCGCGATCTCAAGACCGATTTGGACGTAAAGATCGCCAAGGATTCCTCCATCGCGCTGCAGAAGTTCGATCTTACCGCGTTCGAGTCCAAGTTCAGGATGGAAGTCGCGGGAAATCTACGCGCCGCTTCCAAAAACGAAGAGGGAGTTTTCGGAAATCTAATCCCCGATCTGAAAGGAAGCATCGTTTTAAAATCCGAAAAGATCGCCTATCTATTTAAGGGAATCAATTTCGAAGGTTTGTTTGCGATTCAGTTTCGTCTGAAAAATTCCATCGCGAACGGAAGTCTTCTTTCCAAAAACTCTAACTTCGGTTATGCGAACGCGTTTTGTCCGGGAGAGGAATGCAAACTCTATCGGATCGAAGGTTTGAACGCCGAGTTTCCTTTCGTTCACGATCTTTCTTTGAAGACTACGCAGAATCTTATCGAAGGGAATAAGGAAAAGTTCATCAAAACCTACGGAAGAATTCCGGTTCCGAATCTCACGATCAAACAGATCGTCGGCACGCATCCTTCGATCAGCGGAATTCCGTTCGACTACGTGAAACCGAAAAACGGCCAACCGGGTTTGTCGGCGCGCATAGACTACTCGGAGAACTTTCTTAAATTAGAATATTTGAAAGTGTTTACTCTCGACGGTTTGGTGAACGGAAAGGATATTCTCGTAAACGTAGGGGAAGGAAAACCCGAAAAGATGGAGTTTAGTGCGGTCGTTCAAATCAAGGACATCGATCTCAAACAACTTCTTCCCCCGAAAAGCAGATCCAAAATCGACGACGGTAAGATCAAGGCCGACCTCAACGTTTCGGGGAGAAATCTCGCGGATCCGATTCCGAACATCAATTTGTTCTTCAGCGTCTTTCAAATCGGTCAGGACTTCGCAAAAAGCGCGGTGAACATTTTCACCCCTTCGAACGTTTTCACGGATTTTATTTACAACAGCTACGCCGTGGATAAGATCGAAGTCGAGTTATCCAAGGGGCTCGTCTACGCGGTCATTCAGTTTAAACGTTCCATTTTAAATACGATCATCAATTTGGAAAACAGTCAGATATCCCAACAGAGAATGCCTCTCGCGAACTTTCTCAAAAGAGCGAGATCCGAAATCGATACGTATCAGTAA
- a CDS encoding STAS domain-containing protein codes for MKIKVTTKNDVHIIKIEGPIKAGNEFELGQKIEEYISKGDVPKFIIDLKKVPFINSAGLGMFLNIYKHIDGLKGRMVFTNLNSDIENLMEITKLASIFEIYKTLEEALESFEY; via the coding sequence ATGAAAATCAAAGTCACCACTAAAAACGACGTCCACATCATCAAGATTGAAGGGCCGATAAAAGCGGGAAATGAGTTCGAGTTAGGTCAGAAAATCGAAGAGTACATTTCCAAAGGTGACGTTCCGAAATTTATCATCGATTTAAAAAAAGTTCCCTTTATTAACTCCGCCGGGCTCGGTATGTTTTTGAATATTTACAAACACATCGACGGCTTAAAAGGAAGAATGGTTTTTACGAACTTGAATTCCGATATCGAGAACTTAATGGAGATTACAAAACTCGCCAGCATCTTTGAAATCTATAAGACTCTGGAAGAGGCTCTTGAATCTTTCGAATACTGA
- a CDS encoding glycosyltransferase family 2 protein gives MAERPPLLSVIIPIYNEEKTIPELTRRLGVLQNLLASEHSFKKDDLEILFVNDGSRDGSFDVLKKFCGATNGYKLVNLSRNYGHQTAITAGIDTALGDAVVVMDGDLQDPPEFVSDLYGKLQEGYDVVYAKRKKRPGESWFKLFTAHVFYRILKKITRFDIPIDTGDFRIMSRRVTNVLCTMREQHRYIRGLISWIGFKQTGLEYEREERFEGVTKFSVGKMLKFALDGITSFSSAPLKLASYLGFFTAFGGGLYALFVIYLRIFTAETITGWSSMMIVVLILGGTQLLALGMIGEYLSRVNDESKNRPLYVIENVYSNVSPNRKSIRKKS, from the coding sequence ATGGCCGAAAGACCTCCTCTCCTTTCCGTAATCATTCCCATCTACAACGAAGAAAAAACCATTCCCGAACTCACGAGAAGGTTGGGCGTTCTTCAAAATCTCTTAGCCTCCGAACATTCCTTTAAAAAGGACGATCTTGAAATTCTTTTCGTAAACGACGGTTCGAGAGACGGAAGCTTCGATGTATTGAAAAAATTCTGCGGAGCGACGAACGGTTATAAACTCGTAAACCTTTCCAGAAATTACGGACATCAAACCGCGATCACCGCCGGAATCGACACGGCGCTCGGCGACGCTGTCGTCGTCATGGACGGAGATCTGCAGGATCCGCCAGAATTCGTGAGCGATCTCTACGGAAAACTGCAGGAAGGGTATGACGTAGTCTATGCGAAACGGAAAAAAAGACCGGGTGAATCCTGGTTCAAACTTTTTACGGCCCATGTATTTTATAGAATTCTAAAGAAGATCACTCGGTTCGACATTCCGATCGACACGGGAGATTTTAGAATCATGAGCCGAAGAGTGACGAACGTTCTCTGCACGATGCGGGAACAACACCGTTATATCCGCGGTTTGATTTCCTGGATCGGTTTCAAACAAACCGGACTCGAATACGAAAGAGAGGAACGTTTCGAAGGAGTCACGAAATTCTCCGTAGGAAAGATGCTCAAGTTCGCGTTAGACGGAATCACTTCCTTTTCCTCGGCTCCTCTCAAACTCGCTTCGTATCTCGGCTTTTTCACGGCGTTCGGCGGAGGCCTCTACGCGTTATTCGTCATCTATCTGCGAATTTTCACCGCGGAAACGATCACAGGCTGGAGTTCCATGATGATCGTCGTACTCATCTTAGGCGGAACCCAACTTTTGGCGCTCGGGATGATCGGAGAATACTTAAGTAGGGTCAACGACGAATCGAAAAACAGACCCTTGTACGTGATCGAAAACGTGTATTCCAACGTTTCCCCGAATCGGAAATCGATCCGAAAGAAATCCTAA
- a CDS encoding PAS domain S-box protein, whose protein sequence is MQSSWIFPSILFSLTTVVILNLVYLFLYWSERHQFLLFWLLSWFFQLVFLLGNFSRALLGPIEWVSILTHTADVTRGFFLIAGAFLFTKREFPKWIYVSLLIGVLWAVLEEIYFQGSDLASAPIYFLVGGAHIYSGIILLKLPSTRYKGGRIGGWSFILWGIHILDYPFLRPIEEFAIVGFFLGGLFRMTSALSILIVYFEWSKESENRLDSLYKKIIDTSQEGIWILDKDGNTTFANNKIGELYGIAPETMLGRNILDLVEEDRKQAVADRLEARKKGIAEVSEYNFVNHKGEQKYAIASANPLYDDHGNYDGALAMIVDITSLKLVEQKLRESERQISTIISNISGIVYRCKNDPPRWTMDYISEGCLQLTGYSPEEFVGKKTLDFGDIILEEDRAEVESGVLHSVESKTPYQITYRIRKKDGKIQWCFEQGIGVFSPDGQLQGLEGVIIDYSLPKQAEELISNSLKEKELLLREIHHRVKNYMQVLSSLIGLQSEYSADPNARKVLEDSQNRIASMAMIHETLYSKSVESQTFLPDYIRKLISNLMRFFGYDEGELQTIVYCDSIVLNQSILIPLGLILNELITNSMKHAFPKIRGLKKLTVSFKSDERGYSRLEVSDNGPGKFPNSQPKKDSLGTELVQLLTYQLKGTLEESKTSEGFTTIVTFPPNQK, encoded by the coding sequence ATGCAATCGTCGTGGATCTTTCCTTCCATTCTTTTTTCCTTAACGACGGTCGTTATCCTCAATCTTGTCTATTTATTTCTATATTGGTCCGAAAGACATCAATTCCTTCTCTTTTGGCTTCTTTCTTGGTTTTTCCAGCTCGTGTTTCTCCTAGGGAATTTTTCGAGAGCGCTTCTGGGACCGATCGAATGGGTTTCAATTCTTACGCATACGGCCGACGTTACGAGAGGGTTCTTTCTGATCGCGGGCGCGTTTCTCTTTACAAAAAGGGAATTTCCAAAATGGATCTATGTATCCCTTTTGATCGGCGTCCTTTGGGCCGTTCTGGAAGAAATTTATTTCCAAGGTTCCGATCTCGCATCGGCCCCGATTTATTTTCTGGTCGGAGGTGCGCACATTTATTCGGGGATCATTCTTTTAAAACTTCCTTCCACGCGATATAAGGGAGGAAGGATCGGCGGATGGAGTTTTATTCTCTGGGGAATTCACATTCTGGATTATCCCTTTTTAAGACCGATCGAAGAATTCGCGATCGTCGGCTTTTTTCTCGGGGGACTTTTTCGGATGACGAGTGCGCTTTCGATCTTAATCGTTTATTTCGAATGGTCGAAGGAATCCGAAAACAGATTGGATTCACTTTACAAAAAGATCATAGACACTTCTCAAGAAGGGATTTGGATCCTGGACAAAGACGGAAACACGACCTTCGCGAACAATAAAATCGGCGAACTCTACGGCATAGCGCCGGAAACGATGCTCGGTCGAAACATCTTGGATCTCGTGGAAGAAGATCGAAAACAAGCAGTAGCGGATCGGCTCGAAGCGCGAAAGAAAGGAATCGCCGAAGTTTCCGAATACAACTTCGTCAATCATAAAGGAGAACAGAAATACGCGATCGCATCCGCCAATCCCCTTTACGACGATCATGGAAATTACGACGGCGCCCTCGCAATGATCGTGGACATCACTTCTCTCAAGTTAGTGGAGCAGAAACTAAGGGAAAGCGAAAGACAGATTTCGACGATCATCAGCAATATTTCCGGAATCGTATATCGGTGTAAAAACGATCCTCCTCGATGGACGATGGATTACATCAGCGAAGGCTGCCTTCAGCTTACGGGATATTCTCCGGAGGAATTCGTCGGGAAGAAAACATTAGATTTCGGTGATATTATCTTGGAAGAAGACCGAGCCGAGGTCGAATCGGGGGTTCTTCATTCGGTCGAATCGAAAACACCCTATCAAATCACCTATCGAATCCGAAAAAAAGACGGTAAGATCCAATGGTGTTTCGAACAAGGCATCGGAGTTTTTTCGCCCGACGGACAATTGCAAGGATTGGAGGGCGTGATCATCGATTATTCTCTTCCGAAACAAGCCGAGGAGTTGATCAGCAATTCGCTCAAGGAAAAGGAACTTTTATTACGCGAAATCCATCACCGGGTCAAAAATTACATGCAGGTTTTATCGAGCCTCATCGGATTACAATCGGAGTATTCCGCCGATCCGAACGCACGCAAGGTTTTGGAGGACAGTCAAAACCGAATCGCGTCGATGGCGATGATTCACGAAACGTTATATTCGAAAAGCGTGGAGAGCCAGACCTTCCTTCCCGATTACATCCGAAAGCTAATCTCGAATCTGATGCGTTTTTTCGGATACGACGAGGGAGAATTACAGACGATCGTTTACTGCGATTCCATCGTTCTCAATCAATCGATTTTGATTCCGCTCGGATTGATCTTGAACGAGCTCATCACAAACTCGATGAAGCACGCTTTCCCGAAAATCCGCGGACTGAAAAAACTCACGGTAAGTTTTAAATCGGATGAACGCGGTTATTCCCGTCTCGAAGTGAGCGACAACGGTCCCGGAAAGTTTCCTAATTCCCAACCGAAAAAGGATTCATTAGGGACGGAACTCGTTCAACTTCTTACGTATCAACTCAAAGGAACTCTGGAAGAATCGAAGACCTCCGAAGGATTCACGACGATCGTCACCTTTCCGCCGAACCAAAAATAA
- a CDS encoding sterol desaturase family protein — translation MEELLSKVGYSGFFGIVWGTLLVRYLLFAGTAFLIVWIFLGKRLSHKLIQGKTPERERILHEVKYSLLTFFVFALSGVYTAWAQVNGYNLIYDKVSDYGTVYLIFSIFALIVLHDTYFYWTHRLMHNKLLFKHVHLVHHKSTNPSPWAAFSFHPLEAVIESGIIPLAAMILPLHQGAMIVFFIYMTSLNVLGHLSFELFPSWFLRSKFTNWHNTTTHHNMHHKYFNCNYSLYFNFWDKIMGTNHEQYRNTFEEVASRVPGKREDRILEKVDSADTAPA, via the coding sequence ATGGAAGAATTGCTTTCGAAGGTGGGTTACTCCGGTTTTTTCGGAATCGTCTGGGGAACCTTGTTGGTCCGTTATTTGCTCTTTGCGGGAACCGCTTTTTTGATTGTCTGGATTTTTTTGGGTAAACGTCTTTCCCATAAACTCATTCAAGGAAAAACTCCGGAGCGGGAAAGAATCCTTCACGAAGTCAAATATTCCCTTCTTACTTTTTTTGTCTTTGCGTTGTCAGGAGTGTATACGGCTTGGGCCCAAGTGAACGGATATAACCTGATTTACGATAAGGTTTCCGATTACGGAACGGTATATTTGATTTTCAGCATATTCGCGTTGATCGTTCTGCACGATACTTATTTTTACTGGACGCATCGTCTGATGCACAACAAACTTCTGTTCAAACACGTTCATCTCGTGCATCATAAATCCACGAATCCTTCCCCTTGGGCCGCGTTTTCCTTTCATCCTCTGGAAGCGGTGATCGAATCGGGGATTATTCCTCTAGCGGCGATGATTCTACCTTTGCACCAAGGAGCGATGATCGTATTTTTTATCTATATGACTTCTTTGAACGTCCTGGGACATTTGTCCTTTGAACTCTTTCCTTCCTGGTTTTTAAGAAGCAAGTTTACGAACTGGCACAATACGACCACGCACCACAACATGCATCATAAATACTTCAATTGCAATTATTCCCTGTATTTCAACTTTTGGGATAAGATCATGGGAACCAATCACGAACAATACCGAAACACGTTCGAAGAAGTCGCGTCGAGGGTCCCCGGAAAACGGGAGGACCGAATCTTAGAGAAAGTAGATTCCGCGGACACGGCGCCGGCGTAA
- a CDS encoding AraC family transcriptional regulator — MISEITNILHFFSIGGLISLLIIFLSRYWYDLRGRIAVCFILTIVSYLILNLDVHIQIPFPVRNLLFLVVLALPFFYWLITLAAFDDHFEIKTWFWFLLIGKLILSAVATYPELGQISLRGPVESERILSRILLPSIFSLGFVLAAIIQTYIGRKDDLVESRRTLRQIHILISGTVIAINIFSHLFLRGKELSEILDLLNGLLAWGLILAFQFLMFDLKEGLIQKREGAAEEEKAPAVDPVLQKKLIDAFEKEKMYRFEGLTIRSLAEELQVHEYKLRRLINGNLGFRNFNDFLNRYRIQEACEILLDSEKDEIPVIRIAMDLGYQSLGPFNRAFKELTSLTPTEYRKNRAEPKINLNDFEKSKLK; from the coding sequence GTGATTAGCGAAATTACCAATATTCTCCATTTCTTTTCCATCGGCGGACTGATTTCCCTTTTGATCATTTTTCTTTCCCGTTATTGGTACGATCTTCGGGGAAGAATCGCGGTTTGTTTTATTCTTACGATCGTTTCGTATTTGATTCTCAACTTAGACGTTCACATTCAGATTCCCTTTCCCGTTCGTAACCTTCTCTTTCTCGTCGTGTTGGCTCTTCCGTTCTTTTATTGGCTCATCACCTTAGCGGCGTTCGACGATCATTTCGAGATCAAGACTTGGTTTTGGTTTTTGCTGATCGGCAAATTGATCCTATCCGCGGTCGCGACCTATCCCGAACTCGGGCAAATCTCGCTGCGAGGTCCGGTTGAATCCGAAAGAATCCTATCTCGAATTCTTTTACCATCCATATTCTCCCTCGGTTTCGTGTTGGCCGCGATCATACAAACGTATATAGGAAGAAAGGACGACCTCGTAGAATCAAGAAGAACCCTTCGCCAAATCCACATTCTCATTTCGGGAACGGTCATCGCGATCAACATCTTCTCGCATCTTTTTTTACGCGGAAAAGAATTATCCGAAATCCTGGATTTGTTAAACGGACTTCTTGCCTGGGGATTGATTCTTGCGTTTCAATTTTTGATGTTCGATTTGAAAGAAGGTCTGATTCAAAAACGGGAAGGAGCGGCCGAAGAGGAAAAAGCGCCCGCGGTCGATCCGGTCCTTCAAAAGAAGCTCATCGATGCGTTTGAAAAGGAAAAGATGTATCGTTTCGAAGGTTTGACGATTCGAAGTCTCGCCGAAGAACTTCAGGTTCACGAATACAAACTGAGAAGGCTCATCAACGGGAATTTAGGATTCCGCAATTTTAACGATTTTTTAAATCGATATAGAATCCAGGAAGCCTGCGAAATTCTACTCGATTCCGAAAAGGACGAGATCCCGGTGATTCGGATCGCGATGGATCTCGGATATCAATCCTTAGGGCCTTTCAATAGAGCCTTTAAGGAACTGACTTCTTTGACGCCCACCGAATATCGAAAAAACCGGGCCGAACCGAAAATAAACCTGAACGATTTTGAAAAGAGCAAGCTTAAATAG
- a CDS encoding Rossmann-fold NAD(P)-binding domain-containing protein, translating to MRVGVFGLGYTGTRIAEKLRSAAGIELETFSANTKVAGTRIFDFSNASSLREFEARFPEKSIDLCIVTFPIQKLSDRRAFLDLLDSVIERRILLGTTSIYARVPDIIETTPLIPDHDRFAAEEEWLSRGGKILRLCGIYGPGRNPADWIRKGLVTKSSRQLNLIHGDDIAQTVSLLISKIQTEGWEKIPKILNLSDNQWHTWKEIFSFLEGHGKIAEAPIRESEREDCFIDSELVSNLLPDLQRKDFWTELENLEGISD from the coding sequence ATGCGGGTAGGGGTTTTCGGTTTAGGATATACGGGAACCCGCATCGCGGAGAAGTTGCGCTCCGCTGCCGGAATCGAACTCGAGACGTTTTCGGCGAATACCAAGGTTGCAGGAACGAGAATATTTGATTTTTCGAATGCTTCTTCCTTGCGCGAGTTTGAAGCGCGGTTTCCGGAAAAATCGATCGATCTATGTATCGTTACGTTTCCGATTCAAAAACTTTCCGATCGACGCGCTTTCCTGGATCTACTGGATTCCGTAATCGAACGGAGAATTCTTCTGGGAACAACAAGCATTTACGCAAGGGTTCCCGATATCATCGAAACGACTCCGCTGATTCCCGATCACGATCGATTTGCTGCGGAAGAGGAATGGCTTTCGCGCGGAGGAAAAATTCTCCGGTTGTGCGGAATCTACGGACCGGGCCGCAATCCCGCCGATTGGATTCGCAAGGGACTCGTGACCAAAAGTTCCAGACAACTCAATCTAATCCATGGAGACGATATCGCACAAACCGTTTCCCTTTTGATTTCCAAAATACAAACGGAAGGATGGGAGAAGATTCCGAAGATTCTCAATCTTTCGGACAATCAGTGGCACACTTGGAAAGAAATATTTTCCTTTTTGGAAGGACACGGCAAGATCGCCGAAGCTCCGATCCGAGAATCGGAAAGAGAGGATTGTTTTATCGACAGCGAACTGGTTTCGAATCTGCTTCCTGATTTACAAAGAAAAGACTTTTGGACAGAATTGGAAAATCTGGAAGGGATCAGTGATTAG
- the purB gene encoding adenylosuccinate lyase, with amino-acid sequence MIDRYSNPEISKIWELENKFEIWKEIEILACEIRMKRGEVPPEDFQEIKSKAKFNVDEILEIESKVHHDVIAFLTNMNSYIGPAGRHVHYGLTSSDIGDTALCVQMVQAMDLILKKTDALIAAVREKAIQYRDLPCIGRSHGIHAEPMTLGLKFALFFEELNRNRKRMAEARDEIAVGKLSGAVGTYSNIDPEIESYVCEKMGLRVDPIATQVVSRDRHAFYLSVLGVTASSLDRMATEIRLLQKTEGREVEEPFSAGQKGSSAMPHKRNPVICERISGLSRVIRANVNVGLQDVALWHERDISHSSAERVVLPDSTIGLEYILDKMLFVIKNLHVYPDAIERTLGVTRGLIFSQKVLLALIEKGKIVREDAYLIVQEHAMAVWANQSETLKTRLEKDVRVNKVLTQKDLDEIFKIEPYLEKVGLIYKRLGLE; translated from the coding sequence ATGATCGATCGTTATTCCAATCCGGAAATTTCCAAAATCTGGGAATTAGAGAACAAGTTTGAAATTTGGAAAGAAATAGAAATTCTCGCGTGCGAGATCCGCATGAAACGCGGAGAAGTTCCTCCCGAGGATTTTCAGGAGATCAAATCGAAAGCGAAGTTTAACGTGGATGAAATTCTCGAAATCGAGAGCAAGGTTCATCACGATGTCATCGCGTTTTTAACGAACATGAACTCATACATCGGACCCGCGGGAAGACACGTTCACTACGGATTGACTTCCTCGGACATCGGCGACACGGCGCTTTGCGTTCAGATGGTTCAGGCGATGGATCTGATTCTGAAAAAAACGGACGCTTTGATCGCGGCGGTTCGTGAGAAAGCGATTCAATACAGGGACCTTCCCTGCATCGGAAGATCGCACGGAATCCACGCGGAACCGATGACGCTCGGACTCAAGTTCGCATTATTTTTTGAAGAATTAAACAGAAATAGAAAGAGAATGGCCGAGGCGCGCGACGAAATCGCGGTGGGTAAACTTTCCGGCGCGGTGGGCACGTATTCCAATATCGATCCCGAAATCGAATCTTACGTCTGCGAAAAGATGGGACTTCGAGTCGACCCGATCGCGACCCAAGTCGTTTCGAGGGACCGTCACGCGTTTTATCTTTCCGTTTTAGGGGTAACCGCTTCTTCTCTCGATCGTATGGCGACCGAGATCCGTCTTTTGCAAAAAACGGAAGGAAGAGAAGTGGAAGAACCTTTTTCCGCGGGACAGAAAGGCTCTTCCGCGATGCCTCACAAAAGGAATCCCGTGATCTGTGAAAGGATCTCCGGTCTTTCCAGAGTAATCCGCGCGAATGTAAACGTAGGTCTTCAGGACGTCGCTCTTTGGCACGAAAGGGATATTTCGCATTCTTCCGCGGAACGGGTCGTTCTGCCAGATTCCACGATCGGTCTGGAATATATTTTGGATAAGATGCTCTTTGTAATCAAAAATCTTCACGTATATCCCGATGCGATCGAAAGAACGTTAGGCGTAACACGCGGTTTGATTTTTTCCCAAAAGGTTCTTCTGGCGTTAATCGAAAAAGGGAAGATCGTACGCGAGGACGCATATCTGATCGTCCAGGAACACGCAATGGCGGTTTGGGCGAATCAATCCGAAACCTTAAAGACGAGACTGGAAAAAGACGTTCGGGTCAACAAGGTGCTCACGCAAAAGGACCTGGACGAAATCTTTAAGATCGAGCCGTATCTCGAAAAAGTGGGACTGATCTACAAGCGTTTGGGCCTGGAATAA